A single region of the Silene latifolia isolate original U9 population chromosome 8, ASM4854445v1, whole genome shotgun sequence genome encodes:
- the LOC141595126 gene encoding uncharacterized protein LOC141595126, which translates to MENEFAATVKAQIQSGHIHGDSKLARFDGMNYTRWKDRMVFLLTVLKIFYVLESDLTPIPDPLLDDTDLLKKERSKRKEDELMCRGYVLNSLSDRLYDLYRNLSSPRDIWNALEMKYKNEKRGTDKFLAMKYFEFFMTDNKSTIMDQVHELQILVSRLNELEIKIHDALQIGAILAKLPPSWNDFRKKFLHSNESTTIEQFQTHLKMRQETV; encoded by the coding sequence ATGGAAAACGAATTTGCTGCTACTGTTAAGGCACAAATACAAAGTGGGCATATTCATGGCGATTCCAAATTGGCACGATTTGATGGAATGAACTACACTCGTTGGAAGGATCGTATGGTGTTTCTACTTACTGTACTCAAGATATTCTATGTTCTTGAGTCTGATCTTACACCCATACCAGACCCCCTACTAGACGATACtgatttattgaaaaaggagcgTAGTAAACGAAAGGAAGACGAACTAATGTGTCGAGGATATGTTCTGAATTCCCTGTCTGATCGCTTGTATGATTTATACCGCAACCTGTCTTCTCCGAGGGATATATGGAATGCATTGGAGATGAAGTACAAAAACGAAAAGCGAGGTACTGATAAATTTCTTGCAATGaagtattttgaattttttatgaCTGATAATAAATCAACCATAATGGATCAAGTACATGAACTTCAAATATTGGTTTCTCGCTTAAATGAACTTGAAATCAAAATTCATGATGCACTCCAAATTGGAGCAATATTGGCAAAACTTCCGCCTTCGTGGAATGATTTTCGGAAAAAGTTCCTGCACTCAAACGAGTCTACAACTATAGAGCAGTTTCAAACTCATCTGAAAATGAGGCAGGAAACCGTGTAA